From Hylaeus volcanicus isolate JK05 chromosome 2, UHH_iyHylVolc1.0_haploid, whole genome shotgun sequence, the proteins below share one genomic window:
- the LOC128872264 gene encoding uncharacterized protein LOC128872264 isoform X4 translates to MASDNEASCASDPNFAVICSFLECFGKSCGIVYPDIAGLQEMLENTQDVPQQLIDLHIKLLRKTRKTVSPEKWERALVKFCHTYSNQDGWELERFGYKKARIAVKLRLLKVLLETQFDLNQKFKNEVNKVAANELRVEPLGRDKSGLAYWCQLDEECNIRVYREDVDEENWELVAKDREGVVNLISTLSNGEVGPIPINEDSNSLEISEKPIIDTGQITTSPSLEDEALQENGIRIEVSSVKKMEKMKSEDFELEIERHQGSSNEADDDAEEGLEIEDELSNDESSKQNTEEDDSQETIKMEAIESNRVQMPLLVSVSSLKLVNGKVDTLSEKKSVSPQKKEMNTIEETTVTSVASNSKPIETFKSEEHTIVSSSKVNAEELVPLKSIETPVITSPLKLANLSETIQVHEGKETVGIALNATKKSEDSVEQVMKPFDKLPNKNNLPFPSADIPTTHCKLSVKPIDQLAANLVRIQSEKLDKPNTMKSLEKIAENLARSGSIVGNIVNGDDDRLPQDFYARSQTEKTNRGHRGMDLSTSPRGWEGSNEQNKPMDFSGIDLSSRKLNKSIDLPSPGYRTQDFQHREMDLSTKKLNKPEVTNLPYDARAVMMRNHAMVADLSKRQMSFPTYDMSSAPYHNTTRISSKEDHRLPNYTILPDPSKITALRMNTTSVKRPLEGDDMQQDMLKRIRADVIPIRGTMDKRPIIGTNWRDEVGEAIEEPMMMVQGEGSGSDCDAVNPGLGEAVEEPIIFFYGEGSGEECQAGNPNDDTSADNKESNESKNEADSATSSLSLNSTEDSLVNEVSTGSLVANKSNIKLNRNFPQSSDNVKSNCQIVGSTQEKPKFKPTLGIQIIPKNTSSSMKRLSRWDVGKPGEKTECDSSIISNERDISSKKNESECKNFTRRSQDVKVDGNSVNTEDITFQERNVELGSPQKKGTGESSDEQKQSLTVQVSVQCDSSISLCQADTSEALDTCTEATATTRSINEKNIVQNICDSESIVSREKDSLEKIDNECKPVASSPPRFFFGPNCVSYTSKSEVSESQSDQIVSTTIQSKSETLQYECVSSSKPMEDIVSSYKSDDYDVTQTNNNSLKIKSYTPNSDNSHCENDNKSKTENVEGPTTNAWEQTVSSRYSVEEQQCAIPMAEANLSRSESKLNIEENLKSCSTVTTQDPTSSSENTTNECSKPEETEASDAISQPHSTNDLSKDASDAELENVIAAPTVTQCKILDEQLQNEKSDLENDPVNPTETPISCSEDKAECKSSDVCAILKNDETDSVSINNSCTSSFTQSPQLKTEYENNLSESNYPSRPECSTYQEVDSSAEKEMEHVSEKEFDSPAETCSKHSEKNDNFSEFDSQEERSIDTDNENMKNQVGSDADSMCVNYDKNSERIDALTDVGTQDEVSEDSEEMREKTLDDSVIKNSVPDINTELDFADSSTVTSSESIEQYNKDPLVPTISSSDDACIRDTSFHESVKVQLDSEKSPFKNECPMYNVLPEIVPDTNNFKPSKSDTVETTKEINLSNLAQTANEFEDVASEDRSSCADQESNKNMVINNISLESAKLHKHKTSSHESLSHDEDDHDTSLELRSSPSEGNEINSFDVPQTEKTENIANIELNSTDTTMKPTIPEIDDTDRCKDVTDHVEENQEQDLTNNIEDANDSQEENITDKAETEEPKVNRLSPSFRNPQESVNEIKQSLVPNYDSSDSNDGSDDVFEPVETESSRPRNKNTSNLEGTVIINKQTEKDDVEEPTMQSETLSNEIQNTLTNEQQSELSVESNIGKVTNKDAEYRENELTIEETAGQEHNCNIVQRDSNDKSIVSINENKSINSPEDNNIKELTVPSETGPGDAYNSLNKESIDSSLDKANNSIDTENTEEGIKWPGSATEKMESLVSERKDDSKPVGIEHKIRILMQTKEGIEPNDVNNQITRVNLKEQHLKSAEEKLVINLDNDVTCIEPEKMKHVTEELSIVEPYKKLKELSEFSDKQTKFDVSLHKESHLNKELPEVDASIHSVNVLPLKYDNISSGTDKSEICKNNISTISEDFKPMDNLQFVNFMTEKSENLGIRENHEKRNESLHVMNKVTESLPENIVPSVNDSTVIFNAQDIASESAIAKNDNKKEASKRLSDVSDIQDVPPLKSKPPYTESNEQVLDRLTSSEVQLDTNLDSCKQAEVPVNEAEVSGGTMSDTGVTALRKDDPSTVVNVADNASNQVQQKSSVVDSKQKVRRSEIQSIEIKEISLSSDDSMGADNENLFDTAPEEVDPLACTDEDTLRKLGDNEQNEVPAPKMGLRVKPVSELIYDGWKLDSMESPKVSRKRRNSSHESNSEDVRTKQEDESMMGGKRIRLRGKRIPDKQLRKSIEESRVVTISSEDEVVKCSPVKFEGQKIQNVSDDQGTPHSVMFERKTRGRPRGRRRRGYRGNARSTRPKHLQYGSNQVSEVSPEVHLERTLSNNDANLNITPISQKRRKKRKMVLGLEVGRDIAEVHSGLTQDETPVRQSRRIAQLKIKEEADKRRIEDEILVDSKDKKDSTEKKKRKKQKPESEEEVVIKEIETDKKSKRKRRRRKKKKMLAKFNEAHPWRSSSGSSSDEENEVEEEEDEEEEIESEGSLLFKSDHEFSPESDLEKDQESEPLRRARTAQKAQSDVEEADDEYACQKCDKADHPEWILLCDSCDKGWHCSCLRPALMLIPEGDWFCPPCQHNLLVTKLQESLRSYDQLAKRHENEVLRKKRLAFVGISLDNVLHKNESQRQKGSKASSQESESSSASSSSSSSSETSSSEESEPVYQLRERRSANKYKFNDYDAMINAAIQDEVEAIQGAGNQGRGKDIATIVNAKKEEAELQFKSELLSAEETQENKDNMDKKSEKDSDEEYKIEGEDVIDDNDDHKQVVKKFLSRKKPRKLNSLDISSEDDPESDEDFKGTSSEDEEDFDDHVTSSDESTFADTKRRGKRGDSRSVRRSTRARTMRYEEDFIDDDSEESDRPKRKKSRSAWDSDNEDSDNSWRQKKKKSKTLSTSRHKTLPKTKSKKKKKRKRIIESDNQSENDESIEGLRIEAQCEAQRQLEVEEPTIPEAVDIKLENATEGNDNIVAHEAKDTRLEGIKSELPQVSIVPLVDELGQQKKKKENITKPKKTTTIRRKIIYGGLPDENKPEEEEILGRRTRGRKINYQEEIATDSEEELKKALRRTGESEDEFIVNEGEDVIEDIDKGSDSGDIYNPKKDGHKSKNKSPKSRKPKKSKSPGVKRKMMVP, encoded by the exons TTGCAGCTAACGAATTACGCGTGGAACCATTGGGGAGAGATAAATCTGGATTGGCATATTGGTGTCAACTTGACGAAGAGTGCAATATAAGGGTTTATAGAGAAGATGTAGACGAAGAGAATTGGGAACTTGTAGCTAA GGATCGAGAAGGCGTCGTTAATCTCATAAGCACTTTATCGAATGGAGAGGTTGGACCTATTCCGATCAACGAAGATAGTAATAGTTTAGAAATTTCCGAAAAACCTATTATCGATACGGGACAAATTACGACATCGCCGAGTCTGGAGGATGAGGCTTTGCAAGAAAATGGTATTCGAATTGAAGTTTCAAGCGtcaagaaaatggaaaagatgAAAAGTGAAGACTTTGAGCTTGAGATCGAACGACACCAAGGTAGTAGTAACGAAGCTGACGACGATGCGGAAGAGGGATTGGAAATCGAGGATGAATTATCGAACGATGAAAGTTCTAAACAAAATACCGAAGAGGACGATTCTCAGGAAACTATAAAAATGGAAGCTATAGAGTCAAATCGCGTTCAGATGCCCCTCTTAGTATCGGTATCATCTTTAAAACTTGTAAATGGCAAAGTTGATACATtgtcagaaaaaaaatcagtttcgcctcaaaagaaagaaatgaacaCGATCGAAGAAACAACAGTTACTTCCGTCGCGTCTAATTCTAAACCCATAGAAACATTTAAATCCGAAGAACATACAATAGTGAGTAGTTCGAAAGTTAACGCGGAAGAGTTGGTGCCTCTTAAATCGATCGAAACACCTGTTATCACATCTCCTCTTAAGTTGGCAAATCTTTCTGAAACGATACAAGTACACGAAGGGAAGGAGACGGTTGGCATCGCTTTGAACGCAACAAAAAAATCAGAAGATTCGGTGGAACAAGTTATGAAACCATTCGACAAGTtacctaataaaaataatcttcctTTTCCATCCGCGGATATACCAACAACGCATTGTAAATTATCTGTCAAACCAATAGATCAATTGGCTGCGAATCTTGTGAGGATACAATCTGAAAAACTTGACAAACCGAACACAATGAAATCGTTAGAGAAAATAGCTGAAAATCTAGCAAGGTCGGGAAGTATCGTTGGAAATATAGTAAACGGAGACGATGATAGATTACCTCAAGACTTTTATGCGAGAAGTCAGACGGAAAAAACCAATAGAGGGCACAGAGGTATGGATTTATCTACATCGCCTAGAGGCTGGGAAGGCTCTAACGAACAAAATAAGCCGATGGATTTCTCCGGAATTGATTTATCTAgtcgaaaattgaataaaagtaTAGACTTACCCTCTCCTGGTTACAGAACGCAAGATTTTCAACATAGAGAAATGGATCTCAGTAcgaaaaagttaaataaaccGGAAGTGACAAACTTACCATACGACGCGCGGGCTGTGATGATGCGTAATCACGCAATGGTAGCAGACTTGAGTAAAAGACAAATGTCGTTTCCTACGTACGACATGTCGTCTGCTCCGTATCATAATACTACAAGGATATCTAGCAAAGAAGATCACAGATTACCAAATTATACGATACTTCCAGATCCAAGTAAGATAACAGCTTTAAGGATGAATACAACATCGGTAAAACGTCCGTTGGAAGGGGACGATATGCAACAAGACATGTTAAAGAGAATAAGAGCAGATGTAATACCAATTAGAGGGACTATGGATAAAAGACCAATAATTGGTACTAATTGGAGAGATGAAGTTGGCGAAGCCATAGAGGAACCAATGATGATGGTTCAAGGCGAAGGATCTGGTAGCGACTGCGATGCAGTGAATCCTGGACTTGGTGAAGCGGTTGAGGAAcctatcatttttttttacggggAAGGATCTGGCGAAGAATGCCAGGCGGGTAACCCGAACGATGATACGTCAGCTGACAATAAGGAAAGCAATGAATCAAAAAACGAAGCTGATTCTGCTACTTCATCTTTATCCCTGAACTCAACCGAAGACAGTCTTGTAAACGAGGTGTCTACTGGATCGCTAGTAGCGAATAAaagtaacataaaattaaacagaaatttccCTCAATCCAGCGATAACGTCAAGAGTAATTGTCAAATTGTAGGCTCGACGCAAGAAAAGCCCAAGTTCAAGCCAACTCTGGGTATTCAAATCATACCCAAAAATACTAGCAGTTCCATGAAGAGGCTATCAAGGTGGGATGTCGGAAAACCGGGAGAAAAAACAGAATGCGATAGTAGTATCATATCAAACGAAAGAGACATatcatcaaagaaaaatgaaagtgagTGTAAAAATTTCACTAGGAGAAGTCAGGACGTTAAAGTTGACGGAAATTCTGTAAATACCGAGGATATAACTTTTCAAGAGAGGAACGTCGAATTAGGAAGTCCACAAAAGAAGGGTACAGGCGAGTCTTCTGACGAACAGAAACAAAGTCTCACCGTTCAAGTCTCCGTGCAATGTGACTCTTCTATATCTTTATGTCAAGCGGATACGTCGGAAGCATTAGACACTTGTACAGAAGCCACGGCTACAACACGTTCGATAAACGAGAAAAACATTGTACAGAATATCTGTGATTCGGAAAGTATCGTTTCACGCGAGAAGGACAGTTTAGAAAAAATAGATAACGAATGTAAACCGGTAGCTTCTTCTCCGCcaagatttttttttggacCTAACTGTGTTTCGTATACCTCGAAATCGGAAGTATCTGAATCACAGTCCGATCAAATAGTTTCAACCACTATACAATCGAAATCAGAAACGTTGCAATACGAATGCGTTTCTTCTTCGAAACCAATGGAAGACATAGTTTCTTCCTATAAATCGGACGATTACGACGTAAcgcaaacaaataataattcattgaaaatcaAATCGTATACACCCAACTCCGATAATTCGCATTGCGAAAACGATAACAAAAGTAAAACAGAAAACGTTGAAGGACCAACCACCAACGCATGGGAACAAACAGTCTCGTCGAGATATTCCGTAGAAGAACAACAATGCGCGATACCAATGGCAGAAGCAAATTTGTCTCGCTCGGAATCGAAACTAaacatcgaagaaaatttaaaatcctGTAGTACTGTTACCACGCAAGATCCTACTTCTAGTAGCGAAAATACAACAAACGAATGTTCGAAACCTGAAGAAACAGAAGCGTCGGATGCGATTTCGCAACCTCACAGTACGAATGATTTAAGTAAAGACGCTTCGGATGCGGAACTAGAAAATGTAATTGCAGCACCTACCGTAACGCAATGCAAGATATTAGACGAACAATTACAAAACGAAAAGTCGGATCTAGAGAACGATCCCGTTAATCCCACAGAAACTCCAATTTCTTGTTCCGAAGACAAAGCCGAATGTAAATCATCCGATGTATGCGCAATACTTAAAAATGATGAAACGGATTCGGTATCGATTAATAATTCGTGTACGTCATCTTTTACTCAAAGTCCACAATTAAAAACGgaatacgaaaataatttatccgaATCAAATTATCCAAGCAGGCCCGAATGTTCCACTTATCAAGAGGTTGATAGTTCGGCAGAAAAAGAGATGGAACATGTCTCtgaaaaagaattcgattcACCTGCTGAGACTTGTAGTAAGCACAgtgaaaaaaatgacaatttttcCGAATTCGACAGCCAGGAGGAACGATCGATAGACACTgacaatgaaaatatgaaaaaccaGGTTGGTTCCGATGCGGATTCGATGTGCGTGAATTATGACAAAAATAGTGAAAGAATCGATGCGTTAACAGACGTTGGTACGCAAGACGAAGTTTCAGAGGATTCCGAAGAGATGAGAGAAAAGACACTGGATGACTCGGTTATTAAAAACTCTGTGCCTGATATTAATACTGAATTAGATTTCGCGGACAGTTCGACTGTTACTAGCTCAGAATCGATTgaacaatataataaagatCCGTTAGTTCCTACAATAAGTAGCTCAGATGATGCCTGCATTCGAGATACGTCGTTTCATGAAAGTGTTAAAGTGCAACTAGATTCTGAAAAGTCGccctttaaaaatgaatgtcCTATGTACAATGTATTACCAGAGATAGTACCTGacacaaataattttaaaccaTCTAAATCTGATACTGTTGAAACtacgaaagaaattaatttatctaacTTAGCTCAAACTGCAAATGAATTTGAGGATGTTGCATCGGAGGACCGAAGTTCCTGTGCTGACcaagaatcgaataaaaatatggttattaataatatttcattggaaTCTGCTAAATTACACAAACACAAAACATCTTCCCACGAATCTTTGTCGCACGATGAGGACGATCACGATACCTCGTTGGAGTTACGTTCATCCCCCTCtgaaggaaatgaaattaattcgtttgaTGTTCCTCAAACAGAAAAAACGGAAAACATTGCaaatatcgaattaaattctaccGATACTACGATGAAACCTACGATACCAGAAATTGACGATACGGATCGATGCAAAGATGTTACAGATCACGTTGAAGAAAACCAAGAGCAAGATTTGACGAATAACATAGAAGATGCAAACGATTcgcaagaagaaaatattaccgACAAAGCAGAAACGGAAGAACCGAAAGTGAATCGGTTAAGTCCAAGCTTTCGAAATCCTCAGGAATCcgtgaatgaaattaaacaatctTTAGTTCCCAATTACGACAGCAGCGATTCCAACGATGGTAGCGACGACGTTTTCGAACCTGTCGAAACGGAATCAAGCAGACCTAGAAATAAGAACACCAGTAATTTAGAAGgaactgtaattattaacaagCAGACCGAGAAAGATGATGTCGAAGAACCAACTATGCAGAGCGAAACACTGTCTAACGAAATACAAAACACGCTCACCAATGAGCAACAGTCGGAGTTATCGGTAGAAAGTAATATTGGAAAAGTAACAAACAAAGACGCTGAATAtagagaaaatgaattaaccaTCGAAGAAACAGCTGGACAAGAACATAATTGTAATATCGTTCAACGTGATTCGAACGACAAATCAATCGTatcgataaatgaaaacaaaagtaTCAATAGTCCAgaggataataatattaaagaattgaCTGTTCCTTCGGAAACTGGTCCTGGGGATGCGTATAATTCGCTAAATAAAGAATCCATAGACTCGTCATTGGACAAAGCAAACAATTCGATAGATACCGAGAACACCGAAGAGGGAATTAAATGGCCAGGTTCGGCTACAGAAAAAATGGAGAGCTTGGTTTCCGAACGAAAGGACGATTCGAAACCAGTAGGCATCGAGCATAAAATAAGAATCCTTATGCAAACTAAAGAAGGTATCGAGCCCAACGATGTAAACAATCAAATAACTCGcgtaaatttaaaagaacaacATTTAAAATCTGCAGAAGAAAAATTGGTGATCAATTTGGATAACGATGTTACGTGTATTGAACctgaaaaaatgaaacacgTTACAGAGGAACTTTCAATCGTGGAACCGTATAAAAAGTTGAAAGAACTTTCAGAATTCAGcgataaacaaacgaaattcgACGTGAGTTTGCACAAAGAAAGTCACCTAAATAAAGAATTGCCAGAAGTCGATGCATCCATTCACTCGGTGAACGTGTTACCACTGAAATACGACAATATATCCTCGGGTACAGATAAATCAGAAATAtgtaagaataatatttcaactaTATCGGAAGATTTCAAGCCCATGGACAATTTacaattcgtaaattttatgACTGAAAAATCCGAAAATTTGGGTATCAGAGAAAATCACGAAAAGCGTAACGAATCGCTTCACGTAATGAATAAGGTCACGGAATCCCTCCCCGAGAATATTGTCCCGAGTGTAAACGACAGTACAGTAATTTTCAATGCCCAAGATATAGCATCAGAGTCAGCTATCGCGaaaaacgataataaaaaggaAGCTAGTAAAAGATTAAGCGACGTGTCCGATATCCAAGATGTTCCTCCGTTAAAGTCTAAACCTCCTTATACGGAATCAAACGAACAAGTATTGGATCGTTTAACTAGTTCCGAAGTGCAATTGGATACAAATTTGGATAGTTGTAAACAGGCAGAGGTACCCGTAAATGAAGCTGAAGTAAGCGGTGGGACAATGTCCGATACAGGTGTAACAGCATTAAGGAAAGATGATCCGAGTACAGTTGTCAATGTAGCAGATAATGCATCGAACCAAGTTCAACAGAAGAGCAGCGTCGTCGATAGTAAACAGAAGGTACGGAGATCGGAAATTCAAAGTATCGAgatcaaagaaatttctttgtcATCGGATGACTCTATGGGAGCAGACAACGAAAATCTATTTGATACAGCTCCCGAAGAAGTTGATCCTTTGGCGTGCACCGACGAAGATACGTTAAGAAAGTTAGGCGATAACGAGCAAAATGAGGTACCCGCGCCAAAAATGGGCTTGCGAGTCAAGCCTGTATCCGAACTTATTTATGACGGATGGAAATTAGATTCTATGGAATCACCAAAAGTATCTCGGAAACGGCGTAACAGCTCTCACGAGTCTAACTCGGAAGACGTCCGGACTAAACAAGAAGATGAAAGTATGATGGGAGGCAAAAGAATAAGACTACGCGGAAAACGTATCCCTGATAAACAATTGCGAAAATCTATAGAGGAGAGTCGCGTTGTAACGATAAGTTCGGAGGACGAGGTCGTGAAATGTAGCCCTGTGAAATTTGAAGGACAGAAAATTCAGAATGTTAGCGATGACCAAGGCACTCCTCATTCGGTTATGTTCGAAAGGAAAACAAGAGGACGTCCTAGAGGAAGACGAAGGCGTGGTTACAGAGGAAACGCACGGTCGACACGACCAAAACACCTTCAATATGGGAGCAATCAAGTTTCGGAAGTATCGCCTGAGGTTCATCTTGAAAGAACTCTAAGTAATAATGACGCAAACTTGAATATAACACCGATTTCTCAGAAAAGGCGGAAGAAAA GAAAAATGGTTTTGGGCCTCGAGGTAGGCAGAGACATTGCCGAAGTGCATTCCGGATTAACGCAAGACGAAACTCCTGTCAGGCAGTCTAGAAGAATAgcgcaattaaaaattaaagaagaagcAGATAAACGGAGGATCGAGGACGAAATTTTAGTCGATTCGAAAGACAAGAAAGATTCCacggaaaagaagaaacgcaAGAAACAAAAA CCGGAAAGCGAAGAAGAAGtagtaataaaagaaatagaaacggACAAGAAATCTAAAAGGAAACGTCgaaggaggaaaaaaaagaagatgtTGGCTAAATTTAACGAAGCACATCCGTGGCGGAGTTCTTCGGGATCTAGTAgcgacgaagaaaatgaagttgaagaggaagaagacgaagaagaggaaataGAGAGCGAAGGATCCTTACTTTTTAAAAGTGACCATGAATTCTCGCCAGAAAGCGATCTTGAAAAGGATCAGGAATCTGAACCGTTAAGAAGAGCTAGAACTGCTCAGAAAG CTCAAAGCGATGTCGAAGAAGCGGATGATGAATATGCTTGCCAGAAATGTGATAAAGCAGATCATCCAGAATGGATACTTCTTTGCGATTCTTGTGATAAAGGCTGGCACTGCTCTTGCCTTAGACCTGCACTGATGCTCATACCCGAGGGTGATTGGTTCTGTCCTCCGTGTCAACAT AACTTACTCGTGACTAAATTACAAGAAAGCTTAAGATCGTACGATCAGTTAGCGAAAAGGCatgaaaatgaagttttaagaaaaaagagaTTAGCATTCGTTGGTATAAGTCTAGATAATGTTCTTCATAAAAACGAGTCGCAACGTCAGAAAGGATCGAAAGCGTCTAGTCAAGAATCTG AATCCTCctctgcttcttcttcttcttcttcaagtTCAGAAACTTCTAGCAGCGAGGAAAGCGAACCTGTATACCAGTTACGCGAAAGGCGATCtgcaaataaatacaagtttaACGACTATGACGCAATGATTAATGCTGCCATTCAGGACGAAGTAGAGGCTATTCAGGGAGCTGGAAATCAAGGAAGAGGAAAAGACATCGCAACTATAGTTAAcgcaaagaaagaagaagcaGAG ctTCAGTTTAAGAGTGAATTATTAAGCGCCGAGGAGACACAAGAGAACAAGGATAACATGGACAAGAAATCAGAAAAGGACAGTGACGAAGAATATAAGATCGAGGGAGAGGATGTTATCGATGACAATGATGATCATAAACAAGtcgtaaaaaaatttttgtccCGAAAAAAGCCCCGTAAATTAAATAGTCTTGATATAAGCAGCGAGGATGATCCAGAAAGCGACGAAGATTTCAAAGGCACCAGTTCGGAAGACGAGGAAGATTTTGATGATCATGTGACATCTTCCGATGAAAGCACTTTTGCTGACACAAAACGACGCGGTAAAAGAGGAGATTCGCGATCGGTACGAAGAAGTACCAGGGCCAGGACTATGCGTTACGAAGAAGACTTTA ttgACGACGATAGCGAGGAAAGCGATAGaccgaaaaggaaaaaatctCGATCTGCATGGGATTCAGATAATGAAGATAGTGATAATTCGTGGcgacagaaaaagaaaaa aAGTAAAACTCTATCAACATCCAGACATAAGACGTTACCGAAAACTaagagtaaaaagaaaaaaaagagaaaacgtaTCATTGAATCAGATAATCAAAGCGAAAACGACGAATCAATCGAAGGATTAAGAATTGAAGCGCAATGTGAAGCGCAACGGCAGTTAGAAGTAGAGGAACCCACAATACCTGAAGCCGTAGATATCAAACTTGAAAATGCAACCGAAGGTAACGACAACATCGTCGCTCACGAGGCGAAAGATACAAGATTAGAGGGAATAAAGTCTGAACTACCTCAAGTATCAATCGTTCCACTAGTAGACGAACTAGGAcagcaaaagaaaaagaaa gAGAACATAACGAAACCAAAGAAGACCACGACCATTCGGAGAAAA ATCATTTATGGTGGTCTTCCAGACGAAAACAAAccggaagaagaagaaatattaggtagacGAACTCGaggtagaaaaattaattatcaagaAGAAATCGCGACGGATAGCGAAGAG GAATTAAAGAAGGCATTGAGAAGAACTGGTGAAAGCGAAGATGAGTTTATCGTGAACGAAGGCGAAGATGTTATCGAGGATATTGACAAAGGTTCAGACTCAG GTGACATTTACAATCCAAAAAAGGATGGTCacaaatcaaaaaataaatcaccAAAAAGTAGGAAACCGAAGAAAAGCAAAAGTCCAGGAGTTAAACGAAAAATG ATGGTTCCCTAA